One genomic segment of Polyodon spathula isolate WHYD16114869_AA chromosome 17, ASM1765450v1, whole genome shotgun sequence includes these proteins:
- the LOC121329766 gene encoding uncharacterized protein LOC121329766 encodes MHVKMIWQAAQWMLSAGKDDLKDREIQTPQDNEETAPVLHWLRTLSPASLDCLEVGGILRRSYGHTDLPTKLKGSLQSKDSQTAKPPSTLSLAKATSEPDVETYKKTKLETPYPFESESEPLPLPASFRGVYKKHRQANEATAELKETCLAALLEDVRGTLSDLTRERQSDRQQHGRMLQLTTHLREHVKHFITLCSDCNVPETLDSLKPQTNDTLTIIKQATNQAGDYQETAYQPNPGHPCLLQCCAMIDRETAAALSRKAQPEEESVYREYQVSRQKVQELRDQLHQQRLHSTVLESNIRLLKDELIRLQNHISLAGATNNSSTVMELYKRIVEICKHAQQLTAPTGSTVTGKPGSNALTQGHHSESK; translated from the exons ATGCATGTTAAAATGATTTGGCAAGCAGCTCAGTGGATGTTATCTGCAGGCAAGGATGACTTGAAGGACAGAGAAATACAAACTCCACAGGATAATGAAGAGACAGCACCTGTGTTGCACTG GTTAAGAACCCTGTCTCCTGCTTCCCTGGACTGTTTGGAAGTTGGAGGTATCCTGAGACGCTCCTATGGACACACAGACCTTCCCACTAAACTCAAAGGATCCTTACAATCAAAGGATAGCCAAACAGCCAAGCCACCTTCCACTCTGAGTTTAGCAAAGGCTACATCTGAACCTGATGTGGAAACTTACAAAAAGACAAAG CTGGAGACACCCTACCCTTTTGAGAGTGAATCTGAGCCATTGCCATTGCCTGCATCCTTCAGGGGTGTCTACAAAAAGCATAGACAAGCTAATGAAGCTACAGCTGAACTCAAAGAGACTTGTCTTGCTGCACTTCTTGAAGACGTTAG AGGCACCCTGTCCGATCTCACCAGAGAGCGACAGAGTGACAGGCAGCAGCACGGACGCATGCTCCAGTTGACCACACACCTCAGAGAGCATGTGAAGCACTTCATCACCCTGTGCAGTGACTGCAATGTTCCCGAGACACTTGACAGTCTCAAACCACAAACCAATGACACTTTGACCAT AATAAAGCAGGCAACCAACCAGGCAGGGGATTATCAAGAAACAGCTTATCAACCGAACCCTGGACATCCTTG TTTgttgcagtgctgtgcaatgataGATAGAGAGACTGCAGCAGCCTTGTCCAGGAAGGCACAGCCAGAGGAGGAATCGGTTTATCGGGAATACCAAGTCTCCAGGCAGAAGGTTCAG gAGCTTCGAGACCAGTTACATCAGCAGCGTCTTCAcagtactgtgctggagtctAATATACgactgctgaaagatgaactgaTCCGATTACAGAATCACATTTCCCTTGCAGGAGCTACCAACAA TTCCTCTACAGTTATGGAGCTGTACAAGAGGATTGTGGAGATATGTAAGCATGCCCAGCAGCTGACAGCTCCCACAGGGAGCACTGTTACAGGGAAGCCTGGCTCCAATGCCCTTACCCAGGGGCATCATTctgaatcaaaataa
- the LOC121330333 gene encoding cyclin-dependent kinase inhibitor 1C-like has product MSSVQLSSTSLDRLVARRTFPLHARTGVCRNLFGPIDHDELNREMKSKLREISERDQHRWNFNFETSTPLEGGQYEWKESEADATPGFYRESIQMGKTRITVPVRAKTSLDTTKNSMDSNSSQELSSPSSQENDRLSSLDSIVRSGETNQENRSDKLNSGIKASKSDPCTSRKRVSASSAPTHITDFFVKRKRILECKQSENGSPSAAAIATEQTPRKRIR; this is encoded by the exons ATGTCCAGCGTTCAGCTGTCCAGCACGTCTTTGGACAGGTTGGTTGCCAGAAGGACCTTCCCTCTTCACGCCAGGACTGGGGTCTGTAGGAACCTGTTTGGCCCGATTGACCACGACGAGCTGAACCGCGAGATGAAGTCCAAGCTCCGGGAGATAAGCGAGCGGGACCAGCATAGATGGAACTTCAATTTTGAGACCAGCACTCCATTGGAAGGCGGACAGTACGAATGGAAAGAGAGCGAGGCGGACGCAACGCCCGGTTTTTACAGAGAATCCATCCAGATGGGTAAAACTAGGATTACAGTCCCAGTCAGGGCAAAAACATCTTTGGACACTACCAAGAACAGCATGGACTCTAACTCCAGCCAGGAATTATCGTCTCCCTCTTCCCAGGAGAATGACAGGTTGTCTAGTTTGGATAGCATTGTTCGCTCCGGGGAAACGAATCAAGAAAATCGGTCGGATAAATTAAACTCAGGAATTAAAGCCAGCAAAAGCGATCCTTGCACTTCAAGAAAAAGGGTATCTGCGTCTTCAGCACCAACGCACATTACAG ATTTCTTTGTAAAGAGGAAACGAATATTGGAATGTAAACAGTCAGAGAACGGGTCCCCATCGGCGGCTGCGATCGCAACAGAGCAGACTCCCCGCAAAAGAATCCGATGA